A single Cyprinus carpio isolate SPL01 chromosome A6, ASM1834038v1, whole genome shotgun sequence DNA region contains:
- the LOC109066174 gene encoding LOW QUALITY PROTEIN: serine/threonine-protein kinase tousled-like 1-B (The sequence of the model RefSeq protein was modified relative to this genomic sequence to represent the inferred CDS: substituted 2 bases at 2 genomic stop codons) yields the protein MSVQSNSNSSGSLDGAPSCSQFSTGSPTPGSVSPLDICAPRRLKEGMDELHSLDPRRQELLEARFIGAVSGNTGGSTGSASGGPKGLNNNECSSHSFGSLGSSSDKESENSDIKKGGSPAYSTPEKKHSESSRGRKRKVDNQSESSQGKSSGRGPKISDYFDFQGGNGSSPVRGLPPVLRSPQNSHSAPGSIVRQNSSSPTSLCFMDHTMNPKLLSSRSVQTDLTLLKLAALESNKNLDLEKKEGRIDDLLRANCDLRRQIDEQQKLLERFKERLNKCTTMSKKLLIEKSTQEKQSCREKSMQDRLRLGHFTTVRHGASYTEQWTDGYAFQNLVKXESHTDTHXNCSCPVLQKIERQRKLLAKRKPPSTPSSQSPTPNESKQRKTKVVNGADNDPFLKPSLPTLLTVAEYHEQEEIFKLRLGHLKKEEAEIQAELERLERVRNLHIRELKRINNEDSSQFKDHPTLNERYLLLHLLGRGGFSEVYKAFDLFEQRYAAVKIHQLNKNWREEKKENYHKHACREYRIHKQLDHPRIVKLYDYFSLDTDTFCTVLEFCEGNDLDFYLKQHKLMSEKEARSIVMQIVNALRYLNEIKPPIIHYDLKPGNILLVDGTACGEIKITDFGLSKIMDDDSYGVDGMDLTSQGAGTYWYLPPECFVVGKEPPKISNKVDVWSVGVIFFQCLYGRKPFGHNQSQQDILQENTILKATEVQFPAKPVASNEAKAFIRRCLAYRKEDRFDVHQLGSDSYLLPHMRRSNSSGNLQAMPASPASSGIISY from the exons gtatGGATGAACTGCATTCTCTGGATCCGCGCCGGCAGGAGCTTTTGGAGGCACGTTTCATCGGAGCAGTTAGTGGAAACACAGGAGGAAGCACGGGGAGCGCGAGTGGAGGACCTAAa GGTTTGAACAATAACGAATGTTCCAGTCACAGTTTTGGCAGCCTGGGGTCATCTAGTGACAAGGAGTCTGAG AACTCTGACATAAAAAAAGGAGGATCGCCTGCATATTCA ACTCCAGAGAAGAAGCACTCCGAGTCATCCAGAGGAAGAAAGAGGAAGGTTGACAACCAGTCAGAGAGCAGCCAAG GAAAGTCTTCCGGCCGAGGGCCCAAGATCAGCGATTATTTTGAT TTCCAGGGAGGAAACGGATCCAGTCCAGTCAGGGGGCTTCCTCCGGTCCTGCGCTCACCACAGAACTCTCACTCGGCACCCGGCTCTATC GTCAGACAGAACAGCTCTTCACCCACAAGCTTGTGTTTCATGGATCACACGATGAACCCCAAACTGCTGAGCAGCAGGAGTGTCCAG ACGGATTTGACACTGTTGAAACTGGCTGCACTTGAGAGCAATAAGAACCTTGACCTTGAGAAGAAGGAGGGCAGAATAGATGATCTACTCAGG GCGAACTGTGACCTCCGCAGACAGATAGATGAGCAGCAGAAGCTGCTGGAACGTTTCAAGGAGCGTCTGAACAAATGCACTACGATGAGTAAAAAACTGCTCATTGAGAAG AGCACTCAAGAGAAGCAGTCCTGCCGTGAGAAGAGCATGCAGGACCGGCTGCGTCTGGGGCATTTCACCACCGTCCGGCACGGAGCGTCCTACACGGAACAGTGGACAGACGGATATGCCTTCCAGAACCTGGTCAAGTAAGagtctcacacagacacacactaaaaCTGCTCCTGTCCAGTGCTGCAAAAA aTCGAGAGGCAGCGGAAACTTCTAGCGAAGCGCAAACCTCCCAGCACACCCTCCTCCCAGAGCCCGACCCCCAATGAGTCCAAACAGAGAAAGACCAAAGTCGTCAATGGAGCTGACAACGACCCCTTCCTCAAACCCAGCCTGCCTACACT GCTGACTGTGGCAGAATATCACGAGCAGGAAGAAATCTTCAAACTGAGACTGGGTCATCTCAAAAAG gaggaGGCAGAGATCCAGGCGGAGCTGGAGCGGTTGGAGCGTGTGAGGAATCTGCACATTCGAGAACTTAAAAGAATCAACAATGAGGACAGTTCTCA gtttAAAGACCATCCAACCCTTAATGAAAGGTATCTTCTCTTACACTTGCTGGGAAGAGGAGGTTTCAGTGAAGTTTATAAg GCCTTTGACCTGTTTGAGCAGCGATACGCTGCTGTGAAGATCCACCAGCTCAACAAGAACTGGAGAGAGGAGAAGAAGGAGAACTACCACAA ACATGCCTGTAGAGAATATAGAATCCACAAGCAACTGGACCATCCCAGAATAGTCAAACTCTACGACTACTTTTCCCTGGACACTGACAC ATTCTGCACTGTTCTCGAGTTCTGTGAGGGGAATGATCTCGATTTCTATCTGAAGCAGCACAAGCTGATGTCTGAGAAAGAGGCTCGCTCCATTGTCATGCAGATAGTCAACGCCCTCCGATACCTCAATGAGATCAAACCGCCCATCATCCACTACGACCTGAAACCAG GAAATATCCTGTTGGTGGATGGAACAGCATGTGGGGAGATAAAGATCACAGACTTTGGCCTGTCAAAAATCATGGATGACGACAGCTACGGAGTGGACGGGATGGACCTGACATCGCAGGGAGCCGGAACCTACTG GTATTTGCCACCAGAGTGTTTTGTCGTTGGTAAAGAACCTCCAAAGATCTCTAATAAAGTAGACGTGTGGTCTGTGGGTGTTATTTTCTTCCAGTGTCTGTATGGACGGAAG CCGTTTGGCCATAATCAATCCCAGCAAGACATCCTTCAAGAGAACACCATCCTGAAAGCCACTGAGGTGCAGTTTCCTGCCAAACCTGTGGCGAGCAACGAGGCCAAG GCGTTTATCCGCCGCTGTCTGGCTTACAGGAAGGAGGATCGCTTTGATGTCCACCAGCTGGGCAGCGACTCGTACCTTCTTCCTCACATGAGACGATCCAATTCATCGGGGAACTTGCAGGCCATGCCCGCAAGCCCCGCCTCTTCAGGAATCATCTCCTACTGA